A genomic window from Prunus persica cultivar Lovell chromosome G2, Prunus_persica_NCBIv2, whole genome shotgun sequence includes:
- the LOC18786130 gene encoding dirigent protein 25, with protein sequence MEAHKIFSDTAYLLFLTLTIFSATSARTLEEEQLPVPVVPPVASNTDETPIINANVADQHTLIFFMHDILGGSNPTARAMTGIVNSPAANGQLPFAKPNGAVLPFNNGVPQNNNNNGLINNNNIPFLTGLSGTTSNVAQNNGINGGNFPINGGQLQPGSVLQNLMFGTMSVFDDELTEGHELSSGLVGKAQGFYVVSSEDGTSQTMGFTAMFESGSYADSLSFFGVHRTAVSESHLAIMGGTGKYVNAKGFAMVKTFPASNQQTDGAETLLQFTVYLTY encoded by the coding sequence ATGGAAGCTCACAAAATTTTCTCTGACACAGCCTACCTACTCTTTCTCACACTCACCATTTTCTCTGCCACATCAGCACGAACTCTCGAGGAGGAGCAGCTACCAGTTCCTGTAGTCCCTCCAGTGGCGTCCAATACAGACGAGACACCTATCATCAATGCTAATGTTGCTGATCAACATACCTTAATCTTCTTTATGCACGACATCCTCGGAGGATCGAACCCCACGGCTCGAGCCATGACCGGGATAGTCAACAGCCCTGCAGCCAATGGCCAACTGCCATTTGCCAAACCCAATGGGGCAGTCCTACCTTTCAACAACGGGGTACCCcagaacaacaacaacaatggtcttataaacaacaacaacatccCTTTTCTCACAGGGCTAAGTGGAACAACATCAAATGTGGCACAAAACAACGGGATCAATGGCGGAAATTTCCCGATAAACGGTGGACAGCTCCAGCCAGGCTCCGTCCTCCAAAATCTCATGTTTGGCACCATGAGTGTGTTTGACGATGAGCTGACTGAAGGGCATGAGCTTAGCTCTGGTTTGGTTGGGAAGGCACAAGGTTTCTATGTGGTGAGCTCTGAAGATGGTACCAGCCAGACTATGGGGTTCACGGCTATGTTCGAAAGCGGGAGCTACGCCGATAGCCTGAGCTTCTTTGGGGTTCATCGGACGGCTGTATCGGAGTCTCATTTGGCCATCATGGGTGGCACTGGCAAGTATGTGAATGCCAAAGGTTTTGCCATGGTCAAGACCTTCCCTGCTTCCAATCAGCAAACTGATGGTGCAGAGACTCTGCTGCAATTCACAGTTTATCTCACTTACTAA
- the LOC18785726 gene encoding uncharacterized protein LOC18785726, protein MESAPGTPSVIANLMGLEDESPPQPPVQKQRRVLSDNYLQKVASIGVREKRHSFRLKVDSKEFKDVFEVVETLKADKLDNLAVQKGKTYTGFSEAKMEFTMQNEFQVSPEMMDYEDDHFPKCLPGGNSLFNKHLDNLQVSPSNSLFGNTTVSKSSCTSGTGNVRKSGRKHEQPNVTLLQKLESGIGAESLGETGLYNLRKFSRSQLELNKEGCSPLTRIVVLKPKHGKAENSARCFPSLSSLDVSHSSDSKCTEFSSLDSGKIHVPVKKRKNLAYDMEPISLRCKASREIKGKLGIDTGCNKTNIDTKVSWLGSRGCNSIVVESESMRPLSLREQSFSYSDESYVAKEARKQLSEQGKMTKECEEVGMAGRGTTLGNLLSMPGHKTGPRKLDYKLGRHFQPKRKLVTRDIKNLDLSKFRTQQDKYETLCNEWNLRRKGSIKLGQHKSREYRFNQNDGFRPIKLRSICKKFQSFPGLESKGNHAVEKASRNSEKWQSGARACISVDKNDDSFRHVTDTSVQQETSYKESSFLLHCSTTQPDCMVSLEEAYQPSPVSVLEPPFRGERSPTPEYLGELNVDISEYSDTYSEGSGVVSSDDDTNEGSASNYRENEDLMRLFRVEESRDFSYLVDVLSEIGLYDRHSTMDFGTWHSPEWPVSLSVFETLEKKFGDQMAWKRSDRRLLFDRIDAGLMEILQPCMGVPAWTKPVSRRIRSRAGQDMIEEDLWVLLVSKEKETRNVLAEKVLGSEMELDLGDDIDSIGTEIERFLFDELLTEFVSSESS, encoded by the exons ATGGAATCTGCACCAGGTACACCGAGTGTTATAGCAAATTTAATGGGTCTTGAAGATGAATCTCCCCCTCAGCCACCtgtccaaaaacaaagaagagtgCTGTCTGATAATTACCTACAGAAAGTTGCTTCCATTGGTGTCAGAGAGAAGCGTCATTCGTTCAGGTTGAAAGTAGACTCGAAAGAATTTAAAGATGTTTTTGAAGTAGTAGAGACTTTAAAAGCAGATAAGCTTGATAACCTGGCTGttcaaaagggaaaaacatACACAGGTTTCTCAGAAGCAAAGATGGAATTTACAATGCAGAACGAATTCCAAGTATCACCAGAAATGATGGATTATGAGGATGATCATTTCCCGAAATGTCTCCCAGGGGGCAATTCTTTGTTTAACAAGCATCTGGATAATCTGCAAGTTTCCCCTTCTAACTCACTATTTGGGAACACAACAGTCTCTAAGTCATCATGTACTTCTGGCACTGGAAATGTTAGGAAATCAGGGAGGAAACATGAGCAGCCAAATGTTACTCTACTTCAAAAACTTGAGAGTGGAATTGGTGCAGAATCCCTTGGAGAAACTGGTCTTTATAATTTACGTAAGTTTTCAAGATCTCAATTGGAGTTAAACAAAGAAGGATGCTCTCCCCTTACTAGAATTGTTGTTTTGAAACCGAAGCACGGAAAGGCTGAGAATTCTGCAAGATGTTTCCCTTCTTTGAGTTCCCTTGATGTTTCTCATTCCAGTGATAGCAAGTGCACGGAGTTTTCTAGTCTTGATAGTGGGAAAATACATGTTCCAgtgaaaaaaaggaagaacttGGCATATGACATGGAACCAATAAGCTTAAGGTGTAAAGCTTCTAGGGAAATAAAGGGGAAGCTTGGCATAGATACTGGGTGCAACAAAACCAACATTGATACAAAGGTGTCATGGTTAGGATCCAGAGGTTGCAACTCCATTGTAGTGGAATCTGAATCGATGAGGCCTCTTTCCTTGAGAGAGCAGTCCTTTTCTTATTCAGATGAGTCATATGTAGCCAAGGAAGCCAGGAAGCAGCTTTCAGAACAAGGGAAGATGACTAAAGAGTGTGAAGAAGTAGGAATGGCTGGCAGAGGCACTACCCTTGGGAATTTGCTTTCCATGCCTGGCCACAAAACAGGGCCAAGAAAATTGGATTACAAGCTTGGTAGgcattttcaaccaaaaagaaagcttGTTACGCGTGACATTAAAAACCTAGACCTTAGTAAGTTTAGAACACAGCAAGATAAATATGAAACTCTTTGCAATGAGTGGAATCTCAGGAGGAAAGGGTCTATTAAATTGGGGCAGCATAAGTCAAGGGAGTACAGATTCAACCAGAATGATGGTTTTAGACCTATAAAGTTGAGATCCATCTGTAAGAAATTCCAATCTTTTCCTGGCCTGGAATCAAAAGGCAATCACGCAGTAGAAAAGGCTTCAAGAAATTCTGAGAAGTGGCAATCTGGAGCCAGAGCCTGCATCTCTGTAGACAAAAACGATGATTCTTTCCGTCATGTCACTGATACTTCAGTTCAACAG GAAACATCCTACAAAgaaagttcttttcttttgcacTGCTCCACCACACAGCCGGATTGTATGGTGAGCTTGGAGGAGGCTTATCAGCCTAGTCCAGTTTCAGTTCTGGAACCACCATTTAGAGGAGAGAGGTCACCTACACCAGAATACCTGGGAGAGCTCAATGTTGACATCAGTG AGTACTCCGATACATACTCGGAAGGATCTGGAGTTGTCTCAAGTGATGATGATACTAATGAAGGATCTGCAAGCAATTACAGAGAAAATGAAGATTTAATGAGACTGTTCAGAGTTGAAGAAAGTAGAGACTTTTCCTACCTTGTTGATGTGTTATCAGAGATAGGTTTATATGATAGGCACTCAACCATGGACTTTGGTACCTGGCACTCTCCGGAATGGCCAGTAAGCCTTTCTGTCTTTGAGACCCTAGAGAAGAAGTTTGGTGATCAAATGGCATGGAAAAGGTCAGACAGGAGGCTATTGTTTGACCGTATAGATGCAGGGCTAATGGAGATTCTCCAGCCATGTATGGGTGTTCCCGCATGGACAAAGCCTGTATCAAGAAGGATTAGATCCAGGGCAGGTCAGGATATGATAGAGGAAGATTTGTGGGTGTTGCTTGTTAGCAAAGAGAAGGAAACAAGAAATGTCTTGGCAGAAAAGGTGCTAGGAAGCGAAATGGAGTTAGACTTAGGAGATGATATTGATAGTATTGGTACAGAAATAGAGAGATTCTTGTTTGATGAGCTTCTAACGGAGTTTGTTAGCTCGGAGAGTTCTTAA